From a region of the Arachis ipaensis cultivar K30076 chromosome B09, Araip1.1, whole genome shotgun sequence genome:
- the LOC107614659 gene encoding uncharacterized protein LOC107614659, with product MWRALRSKIKVKFLDGSIPKPTEGDPTFEAWDRCNNFLLSWINLSLSPEIAKSVMWISSAPDLWNDLKHRYSHGDVFRVGELKEEFYALKQGDLSVTSYFTKLKAIWEELENLHAIPNCVACVSGCSSGLKIVRDHASEEYVVKFLRGLNEQYSTVKSQIMLMTPLLEINTVLVMLTQQERQLNCELSDSKIVTNSLEAQASAGGGSFPARGRGRGRSTGRGGTQKFYGRGYTSKICSYCNRIGHLAETCYKKNGFPAHLKQRVANQISTEGTVENSSAEITDSGSDEKSNDTVLVLTPDQKETLLALLQQPFMPASHSVNHITSSATLTQPKGRHFLSMSSNFNKTSWILDSGATDHASYIQESFKTFFYMKPVLVNLPDGSTTTTNICGTVQLSNHLTLTNVLFIPHFKYNLISVSKLTKSLHCELKFTDSSCEIQVLPSLKMIGQAKVIGDLYVMNAQP from the coding sequence ATGTGGAGAGCACTGAGATCGAAGATTAAGGTGAAGTTCCTTGATGGATCGATTCCGAAACCGACCGAAGGCGATCCTACTTTCGAAGCATGGGATAGGTGCAATAATTTTCTTCTCTCTTGGATTAACCTCTCTCTCAGTCCTGAGATCGCTAAAAGCGTGATGTGGATTAGTTCAGCTCCAGATTTATGGAACGATTTGAAGCATCGTTATTCGCATGGAGATGTTTTTCGAGTAGGTGAGTTGAAAGAGGAATTCTATGCGCTCAAACAAGGTGATCTCTCTGTCACCTCTTATTTTACTAAGTTGAAGGCTATTTGGGAAGAATTAGAAAATTTACATGCCATCCCTAATTGTGTTGCTTGTGTGAGTggttgttcttctggattaaaaATCGTTCGAGATCATGCATCTGAAGAATATGTTGTTAAATTTTTGAGAGGTTTGAATGAACAATATTCCACTGttaaatcacaaattatgcttATGACGCCATTGCTTGAAATCAACACTGTCCTAGTTATGCTAACTCAACAGGAACGTCAGTTGAATTGTGAGTTGTCTGATAGCAAAATTGTGACTAATTCTTTGGAAGCGCAAGCCTCAGCTGGAGGTGGTTCATTCCCAGCAAGAGGCAGAGGCCGTGGGAGAAGTACAGGTAGAGGAGGCACTCAGAAATTCTATGGTCGAGGATACACTTCTAAGATTTGTAGCTACTGTAATCGAATTGGTCATTTAGCAGAAACTTGCTACAAGAAAAATGGTTTTCCTGCTCACTTAAAACAACGAGTAGCTAATCAAATCAGCACTGAAGGGACAGTTGAGAATTCTAGTGCTGAGATCACTGATTCTGGCtcagatgaaaagagtaatgaTACAGTACTTGTATTAACTCCAGATCAGAAAGAAACTTTACTGGCCCTCCTCCAACAACCATTCATGCCAGCTTCCCATAGTGTTAACCACATCACTTCTTCAGCCACCCTCACTCAGCCAAAAGGTAGGCATTTCTTGAGTATgtcatcaaattttaataaaacctcTTGGATACTTGACAGTGGAGCCACTGATCATGCATCTTACATTCAAGAgtcttttaaaactttcttttacATGAAGCCGGTCTTAGTAAATCTACCTGATGGCTCCACCACTACTACAAACATTTGTGGCACTGTACAACTTTCGAACCATTTGACCCTTACTAATGTCTTATTCATACCTCactttaaatacaatttgatttCAGTTTCTAAACTCACAAAGTCATTGCATTGTGAATTAAAATTCACTGATTCTTCTTGTGAGATACAGGTACTcccatcattgaagatgattgGGCAAGCTAAAGTCATTGGTGATCTCTATGTGATGAATGCTCAACCCTGA
- the LOC107618860 gene encoding WD repeat-containing protein 43: MSATVIHGSNTQESKKRKKRRAKSDPDLPSSTGKVDCDQNEAADGVLVDDDLNEPTMGEKLATLTLVDENKSKEDKVQESYDPAKPPSADSVHVLLKQALNADDRTLLLDCLYTQDDKVIRKSIAQLNPSNVLKLLHSLISIIETRGAILVCALPWLKCLLVQHASGIMSQESSLRALNSLYQLIESRVSTFKSTIQLLSCLDILYSGVINAAEEEDEAAVPVIFEDNDDSEEEEEEEESDERDAMETDQDNKHGGDQSDEEALDGDSDFEDIYDTMMGE; encoded by the exons ATGAGTGCCACCGTGATTCATGGCTCTAACACACAAG AAagcaagaagagaaagaaaagacgAGCAAAATCAGATCCAGATCTTCCGTCTTCTACAGGAAAGGTCGATTGCG ATCAAAACGAAGCAGCGGATGGAGTCTTAGTTGATGATGACTTGAATGAGCCAACAATGGGAGAGAAACTTGCTACTCTCACCTTAGTGGATGAGAACAAATCCAAAGAAGATAAAGTTCAAGAATCTTATGATCCTGCAAAACCTCCAAGTGCAGACTCTGTTCATGTTTTGCTTAAGCAAGCATTAAATGCCGACGATCGCACCCTTCTGCTGGATTGCTTGTATACGCAAGATGACAAG GTTATTAGAAAGTCAATTGCACAGTTGAACCCATCCAATGTCCTAAAGCTTCTGCATTCTCTCATTTCCATTATTGAAACTAG GGGTGCAATTTTGGTATGTGCTCTTCCATGGCTAAAGTGTCTACTTGTGCAGCATGCCAGTGGAATAATGTCCCAAGAATCTTCATTACGAGCTTTGAATTCTTTATATCAG CTGATTGAATCAAGAGTCTCCACTTTCAAATCGACTATTCAGCTTTTGAGTTGCTTGGACATTCTTTACTCGGGA GTTATCAATGCCgcggaagaagaagatgaagcagCAGTGCCTGTTATCTTTGAAGACAATGACgatagtgaagaagaagaagaagaagaagaatcagatGAAAGGGATGCAATGGAAACTGACCAAGACAACAAACATGGAGGAGACCAATCAGATGAAGAAGCACTTGATGGTGATAGTGACTTTGAAGATATTTATGATACAATGATGGGAGAGTGA
- the LOC107614658 gene encoding acyl-protein thioesterase 2, translating to MSYAQHSPPLGSGSKTPTSRRTFEFGKTHVVRPKGKHQATIVWLHGLGDNGLSSSQLLESLRLPNIKWICPTAPIRPVKTLGGFTCTSCMLLYLYFSFLEIPLATKKNIYIYIILNDVIYCMAVKVGIGGFSMGGAVAAYSATCYAMGSFSNGMPYPLSNLTSVLALSSWLPGGPTCRTLLRNNNNVNTIHAKTRAASLPIFLAHGIADDVVLYKYGHQSAHSLYSAGFRCITFKSYDGIGHYTIPTEMDDVANWLKSNLGLEG from the exons atgagCTATGCACAACACTCTCCTCCTCTGGGGTCTG gTAGTAAAACACCTACTAGCAGAAGAACTTTTGAGTTTGGAAAGACACATGTAGTGAGGCCAAAAGGGAAACACCAAGCTACTATAGTTTGGCTCCATGGTCTTGGTGACAATGGGTTGAG CTCATCTCAGCTCCTGGAATCCCTCCGTCTTCCAAAT ATAAAATGGATTTGCCCAACTGCTCCAATCCGTCCAGTAAAGACACTTGGCGGTTTTACTTGCACTTCATGTATGTTATTAtatctctatttttctttttta GAGATACCATtggcaacaaaaaaaaatatatatatatacattattttGAATGATGTTATATATTGTATGGCAGTGAAAGTTGGAATAGGAGGGTTCAGCATGGGAGGAGCAGTAGCAGCATATTCAGCAACATGCTATGCAATGGGAAGCTTCTCAAATGGAATGCCTTACCCTCTCTCCAACCTCACTTCTGTTCTTGCTCTTAGTTCATGGCTTCCTGGGGGACCCACTTGTAGGACCCTTTTAAGGAACAACAACAACGTTAACACCATACATGCTAAGACTCGAGCTGCTTCATTACCTATTTTCCTTGCACATGGAATTGCTGACGATGTTGTGCTCTATAAATACGGACACCAATCTGCTCACTCCTTATATTCTGCTGGTTTTCGATGCATCACTTTTAAATCTTATGATGG GATTGGTCATTACACAATTCCTACAGAGATGGATGATGTCGCCAATTGGCTCAAATCAAACCTTGGCCTTGAgggataa